One region of Hymenobacter sediminicola genomic DNA includes:
- a CDS encoding RagB/SusD family nutrient uptake outer membrane protein — MNKFLIRGLVVATAGMALSTGLTSCNDLDLEPKYETTPDRVYVDISGYRSVLAKVYGGFAVTGLGSDDNGASGGGDVQGIDEGTSDYIRQLWSAQELSTDESILAWGDAGVRDWHNMNWTASNPLIRGLYYRIYYEIAVANEFIRESSDDKLNSRLSGGDVATAKRFRAEARFLRAVAYQHVLDLYGGGPFVVETDPPGVFTPPYRNRQQLFDYVESELLALSTDADFAEPRSNEYGRVDKAAAWGMLSRLYLNAQVYTGTARYTDAATYAKRVIDAGYALSTTPAGNVASAYGRLFLADNNTTPARNEIIWPVTFDANNTRSFGGTTFLVNGSTSPSNTSWKAKTGMPQGGWGGMRATKNLFNLFGADTARDTRGRFWTQGQTLEIADIGNFNEGLGVVKFRNVTSTGTALGGSQSQSSVDFPMIRLGEMMLNYAEAVKRGGSGDANLALTYVNQLRARAYAGAAGSAITAGQLTTDYILDERGRELFWEGFRRTDLIRYGRFVEGSYLWPWKGGVLNGRGVDAYRVLYPIPASDLSVNKNLRQNDGY; from the coding sequence ATGAATAAGTTTTTGATTCGTGGCTTAGTAGTAGCCACAGCGGGCATGGCCCTGAGTACAGGCCTCACCTCCTGTAACGACTTGGATCTGGAACCCAAGTACGAAACAACACCGGACCGTGTATATGTGGACATAAGCGGCTACCGTTCTGTACTGGCCAAAGTGTACGGTGGTTTCGCCGTAACGGGCCTGGGGTCGGATGACAATGGCGCTTCCGGTGGCGGCGACGTACAGGGCATCGACGAAGGTACTTCTGACTATATCCGTCAGTTGTGGAGTGCCCAGGAATTGTCGACTGACGAATCCATCCTGGCCTGGGGCGACGCAGGCGTACGGGACTGGCACAACATGAACTGGACGGCTTCCAACCCGCTCATTCGTGGTCTGTACTACCGTATCTACTATGAAATTGCCGTTGCAAACGAGTTCATCCGCGAGTCGAGCGATGATAAGCTGAACTCCCGGCTGAGTGGCGGTGACGTAGCTACTGCCAAGCGTTTCCGCGCCGAAGCGCGCTTCCTGCGCGCAGTGGCTTACCAGCACGTTCTGGACCTGTACGGTGGTGGCCCTTTCGTGGTAGAAACCGACCCTCCCGGGGTGTTTACCCCTCCGTACCGCAACCGTCAGCAGCTGTTCGACTATGTTGAGAGCGAGCTGCTAGCGTTGAGCACAGATGCTGACTTTGCTGAGCCGCGTTCCAATGAGTACGGCCGCGTAGATAAGGCTGCTGCTTGGGGCATGCTTTCCCGGCTATACCTGAACGCACAAGTATATACTGGCACTGCCCGTTACACTGACGCCGCAACCTATGCCAAACGTGTAATAGACGCCGGCTATGCCCTGTCGACTACCCCGGCTGGCAACGTAGCGTCAGCATACGGCCGCTTGTTCTTGGCCGACAACAACACCACGCCGGCCCGCAACGAAATCATATGGCCCGTGACCTTCGATGCGAACAATACCCGCAGCTTTGGTGGTACCACGTTCCTGGTAAACGGCTCAACCAGCCCAAGTAACACCAGCTGGAAAGCGAAAACCGGTATGCCTCAGGGTGGCTGGGGCGGCATGCGCGCCACTAAAAACCTGTTCAACTTGTTTGGAGCAGATACCGCACGTGACACTCGCGGCCGCTTCTGGACGCAGGGTCAGACTTTGGAAATTGCGGACATCGGCAACTTCAACGAAGGTCTGGGGGTAGTTAAATTCCGTAACGTAACGTCGACAGGTACCGCTCTTGGCGGTTCGCAGAGCCAGTCGAGCGTAGACTTCCCGATGATTCGTCTGGGGGAAATGATGCTCAACTATGCAGAGGCCGTGAAACGCGGTGGTTCAGGGGATGCTAATCTGGCCCTGACCTATGTGAACCAGCTTCGTGCCCGTGCTTACGCCGGAGCCGCTGGCAGTGCCATCACAGCTGGCCAGCTCACTACCGACTACATTCTTGATGAGCGTGGCCGTGAGTTGTTCTGGGAGGGCTTCCGCCGTACGGACCTGATTCGCTACGGACGCTTCGTAGAAGGCTCTTACCTGTGGCCCTGGAAGGGTGGTGTTCTGAATGGTCGTGGAGTAGATGCTTATCGGGTACTGTACCCCATTCCAGCTTCCGACCTTTCGGTTAACAAGAACCTACGTCAGAACGACGGATACTAG
- a CDS encoding SusC/RagA family TonB-linked outer membrane protein: MKHPYLAKLLFLLLFVCAGFTGAFAQTGSVSGRVVDEKNEGLPGVTVLIEGTSLGNSTNSDGTYSIQSVPAGSNTLVVSFVGYTTNRIPVTVAAGQNTAVGNVTLNENTTLLNEAVVVGYGTQRRQDVTGSIATVQAKDFVPGQVTNPEQLVQGKVAGVSITTGGGAPGSTNTIRIRGGSSLNANNDPLFVIDGVPVDKGTISGASNPLTLINPNDIESITVLKDASALAIYGNRASNGVVLITTKRGVQGEKLTVNFSSQTSVSRPFKTYDVLGADEFRTLIQANGSASQIATLGSANTNWQDEIFRTAATYDNNISLTGNLGKVPFRVSYGNLYQDGIVITNNLKRNTGSLSLSPVILDGHLRIDVNAKGTKLKNRFIDNGAIGGALFYDPTQPVRSSEAQYAPYGGYYQYLTANGVPLTLAPGNPVAALQNTNNISDVDRLIGNVQLDYKFHFLPELRANLNLATDISRGSGSTTNSVTDFGNFNSGATNVNQNGRFSQYKQDKDMRLLEFYLAYNKQLGENTKFDVQAGYSHQDFETQGPLFLPYRFDRTTKFNPTDTLTVAGYYDPYRLISYFGRANLSIKDRYLLTATLRNDNTSRFGEGNRSGYFPALGLGWRLKGEEFFANNASITELKLRAGYGITGQQEIGGPFDYLPRYVTSRSTVQYQFGVDANGAPIFVTGRRPAGYNPDLKWETTTTYNLGLDWGIMDNRLSGSFDVYQRESNELLANVFVPAGGLSNQLNRNIGSLRNRGVEVALNAVPVQTEDFTWDMNFNVAYNKTEITDLGTQQENFPGYLTEGIPGGTGTTVQINSVGYANNAYYVYQQAYGEDGRPLEGVYVDRSGDGNVNEQDLYRYKQRAPLATFGFTTNFTYKRLSLNAVLRANTGNYVYNSLAGNLANYANANTSTGFVGNLPVGIRETGFRSQQVLSDYYVENGSFLRGENVTLGYNFGKIFSEGSNLRLTAAVQNLFLITKYTGLDPEIFNGVDNNFYPRARTFTFGLNASF; encoded by the coding sequence ATGAAACACCCATACCTGGCGAAACTACTGTTTCTGCTACTGTTCGTTTGTGCCGGTTTCACCGGGGCATTCGCTCAGACTGGTTCCGTGAGTGGCCGCGTCGTCGACGAGAAGAACGAAGGGCTGCCTGGCGTAACTGTTCTGATTGAAGGCACTTCGCTTGGCAACTCCACCAACTCGGATGGCACGTACTCCATTCAGAGCGTTCCGGCCGGAAGTAATACGCTGGTTGTCTCTTTTGTAGGATACACCACCAACCGGATTCCGGTAACTGTTGCGGCAGGCCAAAACACTGCCGTTGGCAACGTAACGCTTAATGAGAATACTACTCTGCTCAATGAGGCAGTGGTAGTAGGCTACGGCACCCAGCGCCGCCAAGATGTAACCGGTTCCATTGCAACGGTGCAGGCCAAGGATTTTGTGCCGGGCCAGGTGACGAACCCCGAGCAGTTGGTTCAGGGCAAAGTTGCCGGCGTAAGCATTACGACCGGTGGTGGCGCTCCAGGCTCTACCAATACTATTCGTATTCGTGGTGGCTCTTCGCTGAATGCCAACAACGATCCACTGTTCGTAATTGACGGAGTACCAGTGGACAAGGGCACCATCAGCGGCGCCAGCAACCCGCTCACGCTCATCAACCCTAATGATATTGAGTCTATAACGGTTCTGAAGGATGCTTCGGCGCTGGCAATCTATGGCAACCGGGCTTCGAATGGTGTGGTACTCATCACAACCAAACGTGGGGTACAGGGCGAAAAGCTTACGGTAAACTTCTCGTCGCAGACTTCCGTTTCGCGCCCCTTCAAAACCTACGACGTGTTGGGAGCTGATGAGTTTCGCACTCTGATTCAGGCCAACGGTTCGGCTTCGCAGATAGCTACACTGGGCTCAGCTAACACCAACTGGCAGGACGAAATTTTCCGCACTGCTGCTACCTACGACAACAACATCAGCCTGACTGGCAACCTGGGCAAAGTTCCCTTCCGCGTTTCCTACGGCAACCTGTACCAGGATGGTATCGTCATCACCAACAACCTGAAGCGGAATACTGGCTCCTTGAGCCTGTCGCCTGTTATTCTTGATGGCCACCTGCGCATTGATGTAAATGCCAAAGGCACGAAGCTGAAAAACCGCTTCATCGACAACGGTGCTATTGGAGGCGCCTTGTTCTACGACCCAACCCAGCCTGTACGCTCATCAGAGGCCCAATATGCTCCTTATGGTGGCTATTATCAGTATCTGACCGCCAATGGCGTGCCCCTGACGCTGGCTCCCGGCAACCCAGTAGCCGCTCTGCAAAACACGAATAACATCAGTGATGTAGACCGCCTGATTGGCAATGTGCAGCTGGACTACAAGTTCCACTTCCTGCCGGAACTGCGTGCCAACCTGAACCTGGCTACTGATATTTCGCGTGGTTCTGGCTCGACAACCAACTCGGTGACCGACTTCGGCAATTTCAACAGTGGCGCTACCAACGTCAACCAGAATGGCCGCTTCTCGCAGTACAAGCAAGACAAGGATATGCGTCTGCTGGAATTCTACCTGGCGTATAACAAGCAGCTAGGCGAGAATACCAAGTTTGACGTGCAGGCTGGCTATTCGCATCAGGACTTTGAAACCCAGGGCCCGCTGTTCCTGCCGTACCGTTTCGACCGCACCACCAAGTTCAACCCGACAGATACGCTGACAGTAGCAGGTTACTACGACCCCTACCGCCTCATTTCGTACTTCGGCCGCGCCAACCTGTCTATCAAGGACCGCTACCTGCTGACGGCAACTCTGCGTAACGACAACACCTCACGCTTCGGCGAAGGCAACAGAAGCGGCTACTTCCCGGCCTTGGGCTTGGGCTGGCGCCTCAAAGGCGAGGAGTTCTTCGCCAACAATGCTTCTATCACAGAGCTTAAGCTGCGCGCTGGCTACGGCATCACGGGCCAGCAGGAAATTGGTGGTCCCTTCGATTACCTGCCCCGCTACGTGACGAGCCGCTCCACGGTGCAGTACCAGTTCGGGGTGGATGCCAACGGTGCTCCCATCTTCGTCACCGGACGGCGCCCCGCGGGCTACAACCCTGACCTGAAGTGGGAAACCACGACCACCTATAACCTGGGCCTGGACTGGGGTATCATGGACAACCGCCTCTCGGGTAGTTTTGATGTATACCAGCGTGAATCCAATGAGCTGCTGGCCAACGTATTTGTACCAGCTGGTGGCCTAAGCAACCAGTTGAACCGCAATATTGGCTCGCTCCGCAACCGTGGGGTGGAAGTTGCCCTGAACGCCGTGCCAGTCCAGACGGAAGATTTCACCTGGGACATGAACTTCAACGTGGCTTACAACAAAACTGAAATCACCGACTTGGGTACGCAGCAGGAAAACTTCCCTGGCTATCTGACGGAAGGAATTCCGGGCGGTACGGGTACAACCGTACAGATTAACTCGGTAGGCTACGCAAACAATGCCTACTACGTCTACCAGCAGGCCTACGGCGAAGATGGCCGTCCGCTGGAAGGCGTGTATGTGGACCGCAGCGGTGACGGCAACGTGAACGAGCAGGACTTGTACCGCTATAAGCAGCGTGCTCCACTCGCTACGTTTGGCTTCACTACGAACTTTACCTACAAGCGCCTCTCTCTGAACGCTGTGCTGCGTGCTAACACCGGCAATTACGTGTACAACTCGCTGGCAGGCAACCTCGCTAACTACGCTAACGCCAACACGTCAACGGGTTTTGTGGGTAACCTGCCCGTAGGCATCCGTGAAACTGGTTTCCGTTCGCAGCAAGTACTCTCCGATTACTACGTGGAGAACGGCTCGTTCCTGCGTGGCGAGAACGTAACGCTGGGCTATAACTTCGGTAAAATTTTCAGCGAAGGTTCGAATCTTCGTCTGACTGCCGCTGTTCAGAACTTGTTCCTCATCACCAAGTACACGGGCTTGGATCCGGAAATCTTCAATGGTGTAGACAATAACTTCTACCCTCGCGCCCGCACTTTCACTTTCGGCCTGAACGCCAGCTTCTAA
- a CDS encoding SusE domain-containing protein, translated as MKNWLSPLVGLCSLLFVFSACEKDETQATLTPSNAPTLATTTSNVVLNQANETQTAITYTWSKINSFAWTNAEHPYNPAVVYTLQIDKQGNNFARPVSVAAGAGPTTALRVDTLNAALNALGLTPGTATPVEVRLAATYAANAPVLSPSIPLTATSYRVCLPPNTDRWSIIGPAGVDWNTDVPLRYDCDTRTYKITRVLNAGEFKFRKNSDWGVNYGSDTPRNASGTGPLNANGANIAVPTTGTYTITLNLTAQTYTLSN; from the coding sequence ATGAAAAACTGGTTATCTCCACTGGTGGGTCTGTGTTCCTTGCTGTTCGTGTTTTCGGCCTGCGAAAAAGACGAAACTCAAGCTACCCTCACCCCTTCAAACGCTCCTACCCTCGCCACTACCACCAGCAACGTGGTACTGAACCAGGCTAACGAAACGCAAACTGCCATTACCTATACTTGGAGCAAGATAAACTCCTTTGCATGGACCAATGCGGAGCATCCGTACAATCCGGCGGTTGTGTATACACTGCAGATTGACAAGCAAGGCAACAACTTTGCCCGGCCTGTTTCTGTAGCAGCGGGTGCCGGCCCAACTACTGCGCTTCGTGTTGATACCTTGAACGCAGCCTTGAATGCCCTTGGCCTGACTCCGGGCACGGCTACTCCTGTGGAAGTGCGTTTGGCTGCCACTTATGCGGCTAATGCTCCTGTTCTTTCCCCTAGCATTCCCCTGACGGCTACTTCTTACAGAGTTTGCCTGCCGCCAAACACGGACAGATGGTCTATCATCGGCCCAGCTGGTGTCGATTGGAATACGGACGTGCCGCTACGCTACGACTGTGACACGCGCACCTACAAGATTACGCGCGTGCTCAACGCTGGCGAGTTCAAGTTCCGCAAGAACAGTGACTGGGGCGTAAACTATGGTTCTGACACCCCACGCAATGCCAGCGGCACCGGTCCGCTGAATGCAAACGGCGCCAACATTGCAGTTCCTACAACTGGCACCTACACCATTACGCTGAACCTAACTGCCCAGACGTACACACTGAGCAACTAA
- a CDS encoding alpha/beta hydrolase-fold protein — MKTVLLGALLFFPLFASAQAILRITKVPITTPPTDTLYVAGAFNNWSPASPAYRLVKKPDGTYQLTLPATLRGAIEFKITRGSWQRVETNAQNVGIENRRAELPGKAGYIDVQVANWKDLGQEDKPCASTAVQPNVQMVSAAFLIPQLGRTRQVWVYLPAGYDANPGQRYPVLYMHDGQNVFDACTSFSGEWGVDETLRQFQQQGLDATGSIVVAVAHGDQDRLNELSPWRNPKYGGGQGNAYVDFLAQTLKPYIDANYRTLTGREFTGIAGSSMGGLISTYAALKYPLAYSRVGVFSPAFWFAEDSLRSYMQQLPPKPQGTQTAYYLVAGSQEGETMVPLMQQMAQALQRPDSLANRVQTVVQADGQHAEWFWRREFPAAYLWLNAPHTGNPAGGDLCWAAWLEPHTRQLHIAASQEQASLRKIELRLYNAAGQRIKRSKQAAGSRLDLSQLPAGTYRLVMQQAGRVAGRQQPAACQQLVILPEQEGNK, encoded by the coding sequence ATGAAAACAGTCCTTCTGGGAGCCTTGCTTTTCTTTCCCCTTTTTGCATCTGCTCAGGCCATACTGCGCATCACGAAGGTTCCGATTACCACGCCACCTACCGATACGCTGTATGTGGCTGGGGCTTTCAACAATTGGAGCCCGGCGAGCCCGGCATACCGCTTGGTCAAAAAGCCGGACGGGACCTACCAACTCACACTTCCGGCTACTCTCAGGGGCGCTATTGAGTTCAAGATAACGCGCGGCTCGTGGCAGCGCGTTGAAACCAATGCCCAGAACGTCGGAATAGAGAACCGCCGAGCAGAACTGCCTGGTAAGGCAGGGTACATTGATGTGCAGGTAGCCAACTGGAAAGATCTGGGACAGGAGGATAAGCCCTGTGCCAGCACGGCAGTGCAGCCCAACGTACAGATGGTGAGTGCTGCATTCCTGATTCCGCAGTTGGGCCGCACGCGCCAGGTATGGGTATATCTGCCAGCCGGCTATGATGCCAACCCTGGCCAGCGCTACCCCGTGCTGTATATGCACGACGGGCAGAACGTATTTGATGCCTGCACCAGCTTTTCAGGCGAGTGGGGAGTAGACGAGACGTTGCGCCAGTTCCAGCAACAGGGTTTGGATGCAACCGGTAGCATTGTGGTAGCTGTGGCCCACGGCGACCAGGACAGGCTCAACGAACTCTCGCCGTGGCGCAACCCGAAATACGGCGGCGGCCAAGGCAACGCCTACGTGGATTTTCTGGCACAAACCCTGAAACCATACATCGATGCAAACTACCGCACCCTAACAGGGCGAGAGTTTACGGGCATAGCAGGCAGTAGCATGGGTGGCCTCATTTCCACGTACGCGGCCCTGAAATACCCGCTGGCGTACAGCAGAGTAGGGGTGTTTTCGCCTGCTTTCTGGTTTGCCGAAGATTCGCTGCGGAGCTATATGCAGCAACTGCCGCCAAAGCCGCAAGGCACACAGACCGCCTATTACCTGGTTGCCGGAAGCCAGGAAGGCGAAACCATGGTGCCGCTCATGCAGCAGATGGCCCAAGCGCTACAGCGGCCCGATTCACTGGCCAATCGGGTGCAGACGGTGGTACAGGCCGATGGCCAGCACGCCGAATGGTTCTGGAGGCGTGAGTTTCCGGCTGCCTATCTATGGTTGAATGCGCCACATACCGGCAACCCCGCTGGCGGTGACCTGTGCTGGGCTGCGTGGCTGGAACCCCATACTCGGCAGCTGCACATAGCGGCTAGTCAGGAGCAGGCCAGCCTGCGAAAAATTGAGTTGAGGCTTTATAACGCGGCCGGACAGCGCATTAAGCGCAGCAAGCAAGCTGCTGGCTCGCGCCTCGACCTAAGCCAGCTGCCAGCGGGAACCTACCGGTTGGTGATGCAGCAGGCCGGACGGGTTGCTGGCCGGCAGCAGCCCGCAGCATGCCAGCAACTGGTAATACTACCGGAACAGGAAGGGAACAAGTAA
- a CDS encoding T9SS type A sorting domain-containing protein produces MKKIFTLAAVGALATAAFTSAQAQAPITINGQLAASEVAANGYQLVGRFTSPRGFGDAGLLALYAASDANNLYFFVAGTLENNSTGVKNSLQLFIDRPGVAGVPVGTALPVATGASGTSFNGMTARLDLAADIAVAIRGNNTANQFQVEGVAYTSATAGTAAVLTGTTPLTANGTAGTVPASAATGALAGFAGAQVAYTSSANLSSNPGFASNGSAPSNGLEISVSRTAMGLPTAGGNVQIFALQNNQDGGFLSTDFIPQINPVPATGTNIGDAAAANFANVPGTQAATLVVTATGLTVLSNKRAEEAAVALSVYPNPASDKATIMYRVLDKAQKVDITLMDLLGRPVRMLQNGMQPVGTCSLELSRQNIAAGSYLVKVQVGDQSSTRRVSLL; encoded by the coding sequence ATGAAAAAAATCTTTACTCTGGCCGCCGTTGGAGCGTTGGCTACAGCTGCTTTCACCAGCGCACAAGCGCAGGCTCCCATCACCATCAACGGCCAGCTTGCTGCTTCAGAAGTGGCAGCCAACGGCTACCAGTTGGTAGGCCGTTTTACTAGCCCACGGGGCTTTGGTGATGCCGGACTGCTGGCGCTATATGCCGCCTCGGACGCCAATAATCTGTATTTCTTTGTTGCTGGTACGCTGGAGAATAACTCGACCGGAGTTAAAAATTCCCTGCAGCTGTTCATCGACCGGCCAGGAGTAGCAGGTGTGCCAGTAGGTACTGCGCTGCCAGTAGCCACTGGGGCATCGGGCACCTCTTTCAATGGGATGACAGCCCGCCTAGATCTAGCCGCCGACATTGCAGTGGCTATCAGAGGCAATAATACCGCCAACCAGTTTCAGGTAGAAGGTGTAGCCTATACGTCGGCCACGGCCGGTACTGCCGCCGTCCTGACTGGCACTACTCCTCTGACTGCTAACGGAACAGCCGGGACCGTGCCGGCCAGCGCCGCAACGGGTGCGCTGGCTGGATTTGCTGGTGCCCAAGTGGCCTACACGAGCAGTGCCAACCTGTCTTCAAACCCAGGCTTTGCCAGCAATGGCAGTGCGCCAAGCAACGGCCTGGAAATATCGGTGAGCCGGACGGCTATGGGTCTGCCAACTGCGGGCGGTAACGTGCAGATTTTTGCGTTGCAGAACAACCAGGATGGAGGCTTCCTGTCCACTGACTTCATCCCTCAGATCAACCCGGTGCCTGCCACCGGCACCAACATCGGCGATGCTGCCGCTGCTAACTTTGCCAACGTGCCCGGCACGCAGGCAGCAACCCTGGTCGTTACGGCCACTGGCCTGACGGTTCTCAGCAACAAGCGCGCTGAAGAAGCTGCAGTAGCCCTGTCGGTGTATCCTAACCCTGCTTCGGACAAGGCAACTATTATGTACCGCGTGCTTGACAAAGCCCAGAAAGTAGATATCACGCTGATGGACTTGCTGGGCCGTCCGGTCCGGATGCTGCAGAACGGTATGCAGCCAGTTGGTACATGCAGCCTAGAGCTAAGCCGCCAAAACATTGCCGCTGGTTCTTACCTCGTGAAGGTCCAAGTTGGTGACCAATCCTCTACGCGCCGGGTATCCCTGCTGTAA